In bacterium, a single genomic region encodes these proteins:
- a CDS encoding ABC transporter substrate-binding protein: MRRWGALTLSVLMVAGLLAMASAQGIKGAGTLRAALDSDPPNMDPHRSTAAVDRQVYQSLYDKLVDTDENLKIIPMLATSWTISADGKTVTFNLRQGVKFHDGTPFNAEAVKFNFDRMQDPKFPSARRSEVQPVQKVTVVDPYTVALSLEKPYSPLLYVLTDRAGMIVSPAEAQKAGTNFALHPVGTGPFRFVEKVPQDHVTLERNPDYWMKGQPYLDRIIFRAIVDNNARIANLKSGDVDIINIVPLPQAKQLAQEAAQPGARFKLLEHGAFSWSGIWLNVTKPPFDNKLLR; encoded by the coding sequence ATGCGCCGATGGGGAGCGCTGACGTTGTCCGTGTTGATGGTGGCCGGCCTGCTGGCGATGGCTTCCGCCCAGGGGATCAAGGGGGCCGGCACCCTGCGCGCCGCGCTCGACTCGGACCCTCCCAACATGGACCCGCATCGCTCCACGGCGGCGGTGGACCGGCAAGTCTATCAAAGCCTTTACGACAAGCTCGTGGATACCGACGAAAACCTCAAGATCATCCCGATGTTGGCGACGTCCTGGACGATCAGTGCCGATGGGAAGACCGTGACGTTCAATCTCCGGCAGGGCGTGAAGTTTCACGACGGGACCCCGTTCAACGCCGAGGCGGTGAAGTTTAACTTCGACAGGATGCAGGACCCGAAGTTCCCCTCGGCCCGCCGCAGCGAGGTCCAACCGGTGCAGAAGGTGACTGTGGTGGACCCCTACACGGTGGCGCTGAGCCTGGAGAAGCCCTACAGCCCGCTGCTCTACGTCCTGACCGACCGTGCCGGCATGATAGTCTCGCCGGCCGAGGCGCAAAAGGCGGGCACGAACTTCGCGCTCCACCCCGTCGGGACGGGGCCCTTCCGCTTCGTCGAGAAGGTGCCCCAAGACCACGTCACGCTGGAGCGCAACCCCGACTACTGGATGAAAGGGCAGCCGTACCTCGATCGAATCATCTTTCGAGCCATCGTGGACAACAATGCCCGCATCGCGAACCTGAAATCCGGGGACGTCGATATCATCAACATCGTCCCGCTTCCCCAGGCGAAGCAGCTGGCGCAGGAGGCGGCCCAACCTGGGGCGCGGTTCAAACTGCTCGAGCACGGCGCGTTCTCCTGGTCGGGGATCTGGCTCAACGTGACCAAGCCGCCGTTCGACAACAAGCTCCTCCG